A genomic region of Prionailurus viverrinus isolate Anna chromosome D4, UM_Priviv_1.0, whole genome shotgun sequence contains the following coding sequences:
- the LOC125150246 gene encoding skin secretory protein xP2-like yields MFSCCVPVSRSCRLRGARGRDPSRSWRQWVRSCTGRLRSLARRDPKKSTDEIGKRLAESGFARPTELCVCPVAQEGHPGPVERVAALRFWEAEPGVGLGRPPPAPRPRRKVFVHRSWDQYLESPESEPEESGAGAKAGSAPEPGPKASGASAYLQAGEVSGATPAGAREPAGDLGPVRGQRAPEQSQLGPASAGSTVPAAAPNTAPAIALLPAPATALDPTWMSPKNQGVEDLYRVLFLSYFIFCLLYFISNAFSNP; encoded by the exons ATGTTCTCCTGTTGTGTGCCCGTGTCCCGCAGCTGCCGGCTCAGGGGAGCCCGTGGCCGCGACCCTTCCCGATCCTGGAGACAGTGGGTCAGGTCGTGCACAGGACGCCTCAGGTCTCTAGCTCGCAGGGACCCAAAG AAATCAACCGATGAAATCGGGAAACGATTGGCGGAATCTGGATTCGCCCGCCCTACAGAGTTGTGTGTGTGCCCCGTCGCCCAGGAGGGCCACCCTGGACCCGTGGAGAGAGTGGCTGCACTGAGGTTTTGGGAAGCAGAGCCTGGAGTTGGCCTGGGAAGGCCTCCTCCAGCGCCCCGGCCCCGCCGTAAGGTCTTCGTTCACCGATCCTGGGACCAGTACTTGGAGTCCCCGGAGTCAGAGCCCGAGG aGTCCGGTGCAGGAGCAAAAGCCGGGTCGGCTCCAGAGCCCGGCCCAAAGGCATCAGGGGCCTCAGCGTATCTGCAGGCAGGCGAGGTATCTGGAGCGACTCCTGCAGGGGCCCGGGAGCCAGCAGGTGACCTGGGACCTGTGCGGGGACAGCGGGCACCTGAGCAGAGTCAGCTGGGTCCTGCTTCTGCTGGCTCCACTGTTCCCGCTGCTGCTCCCAACACTGCTCCTGCCATCGCCCTTCTCCCCGCCCCTGCCACTGCCCTTGATCCCACATGGATGTCGCCCAAAAATCAAGGGGTTGAAGACCTATACAGGGtgctttttttatcttatttcattttttgtttattatattttatttcaaatgcattCTCCAATCCCTGA